Genomic window (Vigna radiata var. radiata cultivar VC1973A unplaced genomic scaffold, Vradiata_ver6 scaffold_633, whole genome shotgun sequence):
CACATCAAGCATCTGATAGATGTGAAACACTGAGTGGCAAATTATCCTGTCCAATACTTTTTTGAGCATATGATCAGCCTAAAAGACAAATCATTTAAAAACAGTTAAGGTCATGCCAGTAAATTCATGAATGAGTTAAAAGTCTCTAATCAAAATAACCTGATTCTCAGAATCATAACCAGAAGACTGGCCAACAAAACGTGCAATACGATGAGGTGAAAAGGAGTTGCCCGTATCTAAGTATATAACTGAACTCTTGTGTTTTGCAACAGTTGAAGCAGACAGTAGACatgcctaaaataaaaataattgaataaaagaaaaaggtaagttatattttaatttaacataataaacaAAGGAACAGgagataaaaatttatattatatcgAACAAATAAGAGATGATACATTAGCAATTGCATCATGTGCATAtccatatatgtatatatatctgTGTGGTGTGTGTGTTGCCGAGAACCTAAGGCAGCAGAAAGATCGTATACAGGACCAAATTAAACCATTGTACTtctataattttagttttaataatacACCAAGGATGAAGCATGGGCGAAATTCCCCTTTCTGAAGAACTCCACAGGGATGTCCTGCAATGGGGATGACAGGTACCCCGTTTGATAAACAGGGCAGGAGTAGagatcaaaatatttaaaaacaaagaactcaaaatatattttttatttaagatttatatattatatttttttctcttagatgagaaaataatgtaatttttttatcatttgcaATGACTTTTTCCGACAAATGAATTTACAATGATAATAAATGCCAAAAGAAATTATTCCCTTCAAATTGCAGGACAAAATTGAACAAAGCTTGCTATTTGTAATAttctttgaaaatttaattataaggCCACATTGTAACAGAAAAAATTTAGacatttatattcttttgtgACTTCTTAGGAATCATTGTAAGTACTTATATAGCAGCAAAAATCCATGGGTAAACATCCCATGATGGAGTTAGATATGAGAATTCCCATCAGAGATGCGCAGTGGAATAGTTTCAATCCCTGCCCCACCCTGTTAATACTCCTATTCAAGCTATGATTTTTTATGGAGTGAGTTATTACCTGTGTCTTTCCTGATGCGGATGACCCAACAAGTTCAGTTAATTGTCCTTCTCGTAATCCACCTCCGAGCAATGCGTCAATCCTGAGTTATATAACCAAGTACTAAGTAGTGCTACTTACTTTTAACAGATAGTCACGCCTTACTAAACCAAATCAACATGTATTAAGAACTCAACGTTATAATCCataaaagttataaagaaaATGTGACCATGAAAATGGAGTGCAAACCCAGTTATGAAATTAACAATGTAAAAATGCAGCACCAGGCATTAACATAACATGAACACAATACGTCAAACTGAAAGTACCCTTCACATCCAGTAGATAAAACATGTTTATTCCGCTGAACGTCTTCCAAGAGCTGCAAGCCATTTAGCAACGGTGGATGACGAGCATCTATTATTGACAGAAGCTGGTCGATTCCCTGAATAACACATGctcaaaattattattgattaaccTAATAACAGAATTAGCAGaacataaaagtaaaataattaaaaataataaaaattaggtAACCCTGACTTGCTTGAGTGTCTGTGAAGCACAGTGATTATCAGCCAAGGCAATTAATGCGTCGATATCATGCAGAAGGAAATCTTGAACTGAGAAAGACAGTGGAATCATAAGCaagttttgaaaacaaaaaagcaGTAATGAAATCGAAAAAAAGAAATAGCGGAAGAGAGAAAACCAGAGAAAATGGCGTGTGAGGCACAGAAGCTTTGAAAATTGGAGTCAATAAGAGGGTACTCTTTCTCCAGCGATTTCAAGGGTGCCATTTTCTCTGCACCATGCTACTATTCTCTTCTGTATTATCCAAAGCTCTCGCACTGTGTCTCGTGTACAATGTCCAAAATTTAGAGATTAAACTGTCTTTCCCTAACAAGAAAATCTCAAATaagtacttttatttatatgcgTTCTAATTTGGTTTCTATTGTAGAAAAATTTATACAATCAAACCCTAATTATTTAACCATGTCGATCAGCGTTAACGAAAGAGTGATTTAGCGGTTTTTAAATTACTTGGCACAATAACAATCGGTGTCGGAGTGTCTTGTTTCAGAATGATATGGATTCTAACatgtcttttattttgttaagaatattatacatacatacatatatatatatatatatatatatatatatattatttgtgtgtatgaatgaaaatttgatatggTCTTTTATGGAAGTTTGTAAGTGATGGAAactaaaatatgaaagagaaacTTCTACCTTATTCAATGACCTCAACTACTGGATTACTTTCAGATTtaatgtgtattaaaataaaaataataataatttgacaatattttttcataatattttaataatatttatatgtcaTTTTCTAATTGattcatgattatatctataataattattattaattataaaataattttgaactaataaaaaataaaacataaattatattaaaatattgtaaaaaaatattatcaattacccaaaaataaatatgaaaaagttatagtattatataaaaagaggTTCAATTGGAAGATAGATTGGAGcttttttttcatatgacaTTGATGATATGATTAACATATAAAGGTTAAATGATTGGACTCATCTAATTGTGGTAGACATAATGTTTGAAGCAAGAtgatagataatattttataacgagcaagataataaaaaatgttatcttcaTTTATGTGAATAATTTTAATGCCAATGTCCggattaatatattataaatatttataaccaTTTTTATTGAGTTGAATTGTTAAAGATGGAAGAGAAATTATTT
Coding sequences:
- the LOC106754302 gene encoding DNA repair protein RAD51 homolog 4 isoform X3 produces the protein MAPLKSLEKEYPLIDSNFQSFCASHAIFSVQDFLLHDIDALIALADNHCASQTLKQGIDQLLSIIDARHPPLLNGLQLLEDVQRNKHVLSTGCEGIDALLGGGLREGQLTELVGSSASGKTQACLLSASTVAKHKSSVIYLDTGNSFSPHRIARFVGQSSGYDSENQADHMLKKVLDRIICHSVFHIYQMLDVLHQLKINLRSEIVKSNQHVRLLIVDSISSLITPILGGSSPQGHALMISAGYLLKKLAHEHNIAVLASGRAASSTMFL
- the LOC106754302 gene encoding DNA repair protein RAD51 homolog 4 isoform X1, with the protein product MAPLKSLEKEYPLIDSNFQSFCASHAIFSVQDFLLHDIDALIALADNHCASQTLKQGIDQLLSIIDARHPPLLNGLQLLEDVQRNKHVLSTGCEGIDALLGGGLREGQLTELVGSSASGKTQACLLSASTVAKHKSSVIYLDTGNSFSPHRIARFVGQSSGYDSENQADHMLKKVLDRIICHSVFHIYQMLDVLHQLKINLRSEIVKSNQHVRLLIVDSISSLITPILGGSSPQGHALMISAGYLLKKLAHEHNIAVLVTNHVVRGEDGISKPALGESWKSVPHVRLLFSQDCGSNVCNISMLKHPSMVCHSIRKFLYSVVCDS
- the LOC106754302 gene encoding DNA repair protein RAD51 homolog 4 isoform X2, with product MAPLKSLEKEYPLIDSNFQSFCASHAIFSVQDFLLHDIDALIALADNHCASQTLKQGIDQLLSIIDARHPPLLNGLQLLEDVQRNKHVLSTGCEGIDALLGGGLREGQLTELVGSSASGKTQACLLSASTVAKHKSSVIYLDTGNSFSPHRIARFVGQSSGYDSENQADHMLKKVLDRIICHSVFHIYQMLDVLHQLKINLRSEIVKSNQHVRLLIVDSISSLITPILGGSSPQGHALMISAGYLLKKLAHEHNIAVLVTNHVVRGEDGISKPALGESWKSVPHVRLLFSQDCGSNVCNISMLKHPSMASGRAASSTMFL